The proteins below come from a single Tachysurus fulvidraco isolate hzauxx_2018 chromosome 13, HZAU_PFXX_2.0, whole genome shotgun sequence genomic window:
- the cplx3b gene encoding complexin-3b: protein MAFMVKHMIGGQLKDLTGGLTEEKTDGEKGEAAAKGMTEEECEQYQQQLEEEKRERDASFAQKKAERATVRTHFREKYRLPKNELDETQIQAAAEDVELPTELAKMIAEDNQEEESKLSVLGQLSSIQNVDIDHLKDKAQTTLEELKNTAEKCSLM, encoded by the exons ATGGCTTTCATGGTGAAGCACATGATCGGTGGACAGCTGAAGGACCTGACCGGCGGATTAACGGAGGAGAAAACGGATGGAGAGAAGGGAGAAGCTGCGGCTAAAGGCATGACAGAAGAGGAGTGTGAACAATACCAACAGcagctggaggaggagaa GCGAGAACGAGATGCCAGTTTTGCCCAAAAGAAGGCGGAAAGAGCCACAGTGAGAACTCACTTCAGAGAAAAGTACAGACTCCCAAAG aacgAGTTGGATGAGACTCAGATCCAGGCTGCAGCGGAGGATGTGGAGCTGCCGACAGAGCTAGCGAAGATGATTGCGGAGGACAACCAGGAAGAAGAGAGCAAGCTCTCAGTGCTCGGGCAGCTGTCCAGCATCCAGAACGTGGACATCGACCATCTGAAGGACAAAGCACAGACCACACTGGAAGAGCTGAAAAACACAGCAGAGAAGTGCTCGCTCATGTGA